One stretch of Roseibium sp. HPY-6 DNA includes these proteins:
- the ftsZ gene encoding cell division protein FtsZ, translating into MTINLKMPDIQELKPRITVFGVGGAGGNAVNNMITAGLQGCDFVCANTDAQALAMNHSDRLVQMGVAVTEGLGAGSQPEVGSAAAEEVIDEINDHLSGSHMVFITAGMGGGTGTGAAPVIARAAREQGILTVGVVTKPFQFEGARRMRIADSGIDELQRNVDTLIVIPNQNLFRIANAQTTFADAFAMADQVLYSGVACITDLMVKEGLINLDFADVRSVMRGMGKAMMGTGEASGEKRAQQAAEAAIANPLLDESSMKGAKGLLISITGGNDLTLFEVDEAATRIREEVDSDANIILGATFDETLDGIIRVSVVATGIDKEAGFEAAPFPSPAEQSLKTEAPVMSRPAEIATQKSAPAASKPGAASAAAQAVANLEKELAIPEPAPVAVASDPDVEIKRVKPASTPLAEKTPMMDLEEDAPAPVVEEAPVSQPYIPPVAEEHSPAPRMPRVEDFPPIAQREILAQQAPAQPQPVAQKPAPSPAPAPAHNAVDEYGDEDRRPMGLLRRLASGLGRREDEEEQEVEAPVARKAPQLQPAPAPRTPQPRASSSGATGNLDDTGRAAPKPVSTADDEQLEIPAFLRRQAN; encoded by the coding sequence ATGACCATTAACCTGAAGATGCCCGACATTCAGGAGCTGAAACCGCGCATTACGGTCTTCGGCGTCGGCGGTGCGGGCGGAAATGCCGTCAATAACATGATCACAGCAGGCCTCCAGGGGTGCGACTTTGTTTGCGCCAATACGGATGCCCAGGCACTGGCCATGAACCATTCCGACCGGCTCGTCCAGATGGGCGTTGCCGTGACGGAGGGTCTTGGCGCCGGCTCACAGCCGGAAGTCGGTTCAGCCGCAGCCGAGGAAGTGATCGACGAAATCAACGATCACCTGTCCGGATCGCACATGGTGTTCATCACCGCCGGCATGGGCGGTGGTACCGGCACAGGTGCTGCGCCTGTGATTGCCCGCGCGGCGCGCGAACAGGGCATTCTGACCGTCGGTGTTGTCACCAAGCCGTTCCAGTTCGAAGGTGCGCGGCGGATGCGCATTGCCGACTCCGGCATCGACGAGCTGCAACGCAATGTCGACACGCTTATCGTGATCCCGAACCAGAACCTGTTCCGGATTGCAAATGCGCAGACGACGTTTGCAGATGCCTTCGCCATGGCCGACCAGGTGCTTTATTCCGGTGTTGCCTGCATCACCGACCTGATGGTCAAGGAAGGCCTCATCAATCTCGACTTTGCCGACGTCCGCTCCGTTATGCGCGGTATGGGCAAGGCCATGATGGGAACGGGAGAGGCAAGCGGCGAGAAACGCGCGCAGCAGGCTGCTGAAGCGGCGATTGCCAATCCGCTGCTTGACGAATCCTCCATGAAGGGTGCCAAGGGACTGTTGATTTCGATCACCGGCGGCAACGATCTCACGTTGTTCGAAGTGGACGAGGCAGCAACCCGGATCCGCGAGGAAGTTGATTCCGATGCCAACATCATCCTGGGCGCGACCTTCGATGAAACGCTCGATGGCATCATCCGGGTCTCGGTCGTGGCGACCGGCATCGACAAGGAGGCGGGCTTTGAAGCGGCTCCGTTTCCCTCACCGGCAGAACAGTCTCTGAAAACTGAAGCTCCTGTGATGTCCCGCCCGGCGGAAATCGCAACGCAAAAGTCGGCTCCGGCCGCCTCAAAACCGGGTGCTGCGAGTGCTGCTGCGCAAGCAGTTGCCAACCTGGAAAAGGAACTTGCCATTCCTGAGCCGGCACCGGTCGCCGTTGCAAGCGATCCTGACGTCGAGATCAAACGGGTCAAACCGGCCAGCACACCGCTGGCGGAAAAAACACCGATGATGGATCTGGAAGAAGATGCACCGGCGCCTGTCGTGGAAGAGGCTCCGGTCAGTCAGCCTTACATCCCCCCGGTGGCTGAAGAGCACAGCCCGGCACCGCGCATGCCGCGCGTAGAGGACTTCCCGCCGATCGCTCAGCGTGAAATCCTTGCACAGCAGGCCCCGGCGCAGCCGCAGCCCGTTGCTCAGAAGCCGGCTCCGTCTCCCGCTCCAGCGCCTGCGCACAATGCAGTTGACGAGTATGGGGATGAAGATCGCCGTCCGATGGGCTTGCTGCGCAGGCTCGCCAGCGGTCTTGGCCGTCGTGAAGACGAAGAGGAGCAGGAAGTCGAGGCTCCGGTCGCCCGCAAGGCACCGCAGCTGCAGCCGGCTCCAGCACCACGTACGCCGCAACCGAGGGCATCTTCGTCAGGCGCGACAGGCAATCTGGACGATACCGGCCGAGCTGCGCCCAAGCCGGTCAGTACCGCAGATGACGAGCAGTTGGAGATCCCGGCGTTCCTGCGCCGTCAGGCCAACTGA